A stretch of Cellulosilyticum sp. I15G10I2 DNA encodes these proteins:
- a CDS encoding AzlD domain-containing protein, whose protein sequence is MYMFIAILVMAIVTYMPRVLPLTLFNKKIKSTYIRSFLHYVPYAVLGAMTFPSVFYAANNSIYASAGVMAAVILGYFKQSLVIVAMAAVGMVYCCNILF, encoded by the coding sequence ATGTACATGTTTATTGCGATATTAGTTATGGCAATTGTTACCTATATGCCTAGAGTCTTGCCACTTACACTTTTCAATAAGAAAATCAAATCCACCTATATACGCTCTTTTTTACACTATGTACCTTATGCTGTATTAGGTGCCATGACATTTCCAAGTGTTTTTTATGCAGCAAATAATAGTATTTATGCAAGTGCTGGGGTTATGGCGGCGGTAATACTTGGATACTTTAAACAAAGTCTCGTTATCGTTGCAATGGCAGCTGTTGGCATGGTTTATTGCTGTAATATTTTATTTTAA
- a CDS encoding HAD family hydrolase, whose translation MYRLVIFDLDGTLLDTLTDLAYAGNYVLRQWGFEEHLVDNYKNYIGNGVYKLVERMLPEECRNEKMIEKARGIFEEYYKVHSLDHTKPYEGIITLLHTLKEQGVLMAVASNKPDIYTKELVGLMFEDKITLAFGQRIGVIPKPDPQVILDILEHFKVDKSECIYIGDSDVDMYTAKNAGVTSVGVLWGYRTREELIESGAHYIVSEVKGLEELILNGEPNN comes from the coding sequence ATGTATAGATTAGTAATATTTGACTTAGACGGAACACTGCTTGATACGCTTACAGACTTGGCTTATGCGGGGAATTATGTACTGAGACAATGGGGGTTTGAGGAGCATTTGGTTGATAATTATAAGAACTATATAGGAAATGGTGTCTACAAGCTGGTTGAACGTATGCTCCCAGAAGAGTGCCGTAATGAAAAAATGATAGAGAAAGCGAGAGGGATATTTGAGGAGTATTATAAAGTACATAGCTTAGATCATACCAAGCCTTACGAGGGGATTATAACTTTATTACATACGTTAAAAGAACAAGGCGTACTCATGGCGGTTGCATCCAATAAACCAGACATATATACCAAGGAGCTTGTTGGGCTTATGTTTGAAGATAAGATTACACTTGCATTTGGTCAAAGAATAGGGGTTATACCTAAACCAGATCCGCAAGTAATATTGGATATACTCGAGCATTTTAAAGTAGATAAAAGTGAGTGTATTTATATAGGGGATTCTGATGTGGACATGTATACAGCAAAAAATGCAGGTGTTACATCAGTAGGCGTATTGTGGGGATATAGAACAAGAGAAGAGCTTATAGAATCAGGTGCACATTATATTGTATCAGAGGTTAAAGGCTTGGAAGAACTTATTTTGAATGGTGAACCTAATAATTAA
- a CDS encoding peptidylprolyl isomerase has product MTNKVLAVVDGREITQDDLYELLQSIGQNAGNFQNEEGRKQLVNELVMQELLYSDALAHGLEKDAEFTSALERMQRTLLKQYALNKLLTSIQITDEEAAAYFESHKSLFKKPETASASHILVPTEAEASSILDEINAGLDFKEAAGKYSNCPSKAEGGSLGEFTRGRMVPEFDKVVFTMKDGEITGPVKTQFGYHLIKLDHISQEDIPSLSEVEAQVKEQCLLTKRQALYLNKQEELQKRYTVEIK; this is encoded by the coding sequence ATGACGAACAAAGTATTAGCCGTCGTAGACGGAAGAGAAATTACGCAAGATGATCTTTATGAACTACTGCAAAGCATTGGTCAAAATGCTGGCAACTTTCAAAATGAAGAAGGGCGAAAACAACTTGTAAATGAACTTGTAATGCAGGAATTACTTTACTCAGATGCTCTTGCACATGGATTAGAAAAGGATGCTGAGTTTACAAGTGCGCTTGAGCGTATGCAAAGAACACTTCTTAAACAGTATGCACTTAACAAGTTGCTTACTTCTATTCAAATAACAGATGAGGAAGCAGCGGCTTATTTTGAATCTCATAAATCACTTTTCAAAAAGCCAGAAACAGCTTCAGCAAGTCACATCTTGGTACCAACTGAAGCAGAGGCTTCATCTATATTAGATGAAATTAATGCCGGACTTGATTTTAAAGAAGCTGCTGGAAAATACTCTAATTGTCCTTCAAAAGCTGAGGGCGGAAGTTTAGGAGAATTTACGCGCGGAAGAATGGTTCCAGAATTTGATAAGGTCGTTTTCACTATGAAAGATGGGGAAATAACAGGCCCTGTTAAAACACAGTTTGGCTATCATCTTATTAAACTCGACCATATATCTCAAGAAGATATTCCAAGCCTTAGTGAAGTAGAAGCTCAAGTAAAGGAACAATGCTTACTAACTAAACGTCAGGCTTTATACCTTAACAAGCAAGAAGAACTTCAAAAGCGCTATACTGTAGAAATTAAATAG
- a CDS encoding P-II family nitrogen regulator: MDKKIYKVEIITRPRMLEDLKEALNQIGITGITVSSVLGCGMQKGATEYYRGVPLEINLLPKIKLEIVVCEVPVDLVIETAKKVLHTGNIGDGKIFVYDVANVIRVRTGEEGWDALQDQK, translated from the coding sequence ATGGATAAAAAAATATACAAAGTCGAAATTATTACTCGTCCTCGCATGTTAGAAGATCTTAAAGAAGCCCTTAATCAAATTGGTATCACAGGTATTACCGTTTCTAGCGTTCTAGGCTGCGGTATGCAAAAAGGTGCTACTGAATATTATAGAGGCGTACCACTTGAAATCAATTTACTGCCTAAGATCAAACTAGAGATTGTAGTTTGTGAAGTTCCAGTAGACTTAGTGATTGAAACTGCAAAAAAGGTTCTACATACCGGTAATATTGGAGATGGTAAAATCTTTGTATATGATGTTGCAAATGTTATTCGTGTCAGGACTGGCGAAGAAGGCTGGGATGCCCTTCAAGATCAGAAATAA
- a CDS encoding ammonium transporter, translated as MDTNLILNSMWTLIAAILVFIMHAGFALVEIGFTQSKNAVNIIMKNFVTVGIGVLAYYFIGYGFMYGTDAGSFIGTDGFMLFNTPEIVSGVSFEVYFLFQAIFCATCATIVSGAMAERTKFYAYIIFCVVATTIIYPLIGHWIWGGGFLANMGFRDFAGGTAVHAIGGVAALVGAALVGPREGKYRKGKVKAIPGHNIPLGALGVLILWFGWFGFNGGSTLDITSPLTAHAAITTLFGGAAATLSALLFSIVRYKTPDAGLTLNGALAGLVGVTAGASMISYIGAIIIGVCAGIIMIIAVAFFDSVVKVDDPVGAISVHGVCGSLGTIAIGLFATDDGLFYGGGFNLLGIQILGVLICISVAAILSFITFFILKKTMGLKVSQEHEIDGLDCIEHGISAYINI; from the coding sequence ATGGATACAAACTTAATCTTAAACTCAATGTGGACACTTATTGCTGCTATTCTCGTTTTTATTATGCATGCTGGTTTTGCACTAGTAGAAATAGGATTTACACAGTCAAAAAATGCAGTTAATATTATTATGAAGAATTTTGTTACAGTGGGTATTGGGGTACTTGCATATTATTTTATAGGCTATGGTTTTATGTATGGTACTGATGCTGGTTCGTTTATTGGTACAGATGGTTTTATGTTGTTTAATACCCCAGAAATAGTAAGTGGTGTTTCTTTTGAGGTTTATTTTTTATTCCAAGCTATATTTTGTGCAACTTGTGCAACAATCGTATCAGGTGCTATGGCTGAACGCACTAAATTTTATGCTTACATTATTTTCTGTGTTGTAGCAACAACCATTATTTATCCGCTTATCGGTCATTGGATCTGGGGTGGTGGTTTCCTTGCAAACATGGGCTTTAGAGATTTTGCCGGCGGAACAGCTGTTCATGCAATCGGCGGTGTCGCAGCTTTAGTTGGTGCTGCCTTAGTTGGACCTCGTGAAGGTAAGTACCGCAAAGGCAAAGTAAAGGCGATTCCAGGTCATAATATACCTCTTGGTGCATTGGGTGTCCTTATTCTTTGGTTTGGCTGGTTTGGATTTAATGGCGGAAGCACCTTAGATATCACCTCTCCCCTTACGGCTCATGCAGCTATTACCACCCTTTTTGGCGGGGCTGCTGCTACATTATCTGCTTTACTTTTTAGTATTGTACGTTATAAAACCCCTGATGCTGGTCTTACCCTAAATGGTGCACTCGCTGGTCTTGTTGGCGTAACTGCTGGTGCTTCAATGATTTCTTACATAGGTGCCATTATTATCGGTGTATGTGCAGGAATTATTATGATTATAGCTGTTGCTTTCTTTGATTCAGTTGTTAAAGTTGATGATCCAGTGGGTGCTATTTCTGTGCATGGCGTATGCGGCAGTTTAGGGACAATTGCTATTGGACTTTTTGCAACAGATGACGGCTTATTCTATGGCGGTGGCTTTAATTTATTAGGTATTCAAATACTGGGTGTCCTTATCTGTATTTCTGTTGCTGCAATACTTTCTTTCATTACTTTTTTCATCCTGAAAAAGACTATGGGTCTGAAAGTTTCTCAAGAGCATGAAATAGATGGTCTTGACTGCATAGAACATGGTATTTCAGCCTACATCAATATTTAA
- the yfcE gene encoding phosphodiesterase produces the protein MKYMIISDIHGSETHLQHMLQIFEEKQYDFLVVLGDILYHGPRNPLPEGHNPQGVVKLLNAYASKIIACRGNCDAEVDQMLLDFPCLSDYTLIVDDGIRLFATHGHIYHPENIPPAKGKNIFLYGHTHLWELKQHGNTLICNPGSISLPKENRPHTYAVYENTILSIYTRDQELLASCTLSE, from the coding sequence ATGAAATATATGATTATTTCAGACATTCATGGTTCTGAAACACACTTGCAGCACATGCTGCAGATCTTTGAAGAAAAACAATATGATTTTCTAGTTGTACTTGGAGATATTTTATATCATGGACCGAGAAACCCTTTACCCGAAGGACACAATCCCCAAGGTGTTGTTAAATTACTTAACGCTTATGCATCAAAAATCATTGCATGCCGAGGCAACTGTGATGCAGAGGTTGATCAAATGCTGCTCGACTTTCCCTGTTTAAGTGACTATACACTTATTGTAGATGACGGCATCCGGCTCTTTGCAACCCACGGTCATATCTATCACCCTGAGAACATACCGCCTGCTAAAGGTAAAAATATATTTTTATATGGACATACGCACTTATGGGAACTTAAACAACACGGTAATACTCTGATTTGTAATCCTGGTTCTATTTCTCTGCCTAAAGAAAATAGACCTCATACTTATGCTGTATATGAAAACACTATCCTAAGTATTTATACCCGTGATCAAGAGCTTCTTGCTTCTTGCACTTTATCTGAATAA
- a CDS encoding aminotransferase-like domain-containing protein encodes MKYNFSDRISALQPSAIREILKMSSDPQVISFAAGNPAPEAFPTQAIADISKQVLEQNPIGALQYSLTEGYPALRESMKDFAFNHYGIGKSFDELVIVSGAQQGIELTCKVLCNEKDTIICEDPSFIGSLNSFRSYNTNLVGVEMEDDGINVEALEEAIKHNPNTKFIYVIPNFQNPTGKTMSYFKRKRVYELAKQHHIMILEDNPYGDLRFEGDDLPSIKSMDTEGLVIYVGSFSKVLSPGMRVGYLIAHQDLVSKIVVAKQCADVHSNILAQIICEKFVTNYDIEGHLTRLKEVYKHKCELMLSEMDKHFSECVAYTRPQGGLFIWCTLPEHVDMVAFCKKAVSEYKVAVVPGSAFLVTEGTKTQSFRINFSTPTDEQIVKGIELLGKLTKELC; translated from the coding sequence ATGAAATACAATTTTTCTGATAGAATATCGGCGCTTCAACCATCAGCTATAAGAGAAATCTTAAAAATGTCATCTGACCCACAAGTTATTTCTTTTGCAGCTGGCAATCCTGCACCCGAAGCTTTTCCAACACAAGCTATTGCTGATATTTCAAAACAAGTTTTAGAACAAAATCCAATAGGGGCACTTCAATATTCATTAACAGAAGGATATCCAGCTCTGCGTGAGAGTATGAAAGATTTTGCTTTTAATCATTATGGTATAGGTAAATCTTTTGATGAACTCGTTATTGTATCTGGTGCACAGCAAGGAATAGAACTAACCTGCAAAGTGCTTTGTAATGAAAAAGATACAATTATATGCGAAGACCCTTCATTTATAGGTTCACTTAATTCATTTAGATCGTATAATACCAATCTTGTAGGCGTAGAAATGGAAGATGATGGGATCAATGTAGAAGCTTTAGAAGAAGCCATTAAACATAATCCTAATACAAAGTTTATTTATGTCATTCCGAACTTCCAAAATCCTACTGGTAAAACAATGAGCTATTTTAAGCGTAAAAGGGTTTATGAACTGGCTAAACAACATCATATTATGATTTTAGAAGATAATCCTTATGGAGATCTTAGGTTTGAAGGTGACGATCTGCCTTCTATTAAGTCCATGGACACAGAAGGGTTAGTTATTTATGTAGGCAGTTTTTCAAAAGTGCTTTCTCCGGGTATGCGCGTAGGGTACTTGATTGCACATCAAGATTTGGTGAGTAAGATCGTTGTTGCAAAGCAATGTGCTGACGTTCACTCTAACATTCTAGCACAGATTATATGTGAGAAGTTTGTAACCAATTATGATATTGAAGGACACCTCACAAGACTTAAGGAAGTTTATAAACATAAATGTGAGTTAATGCTAAGTGAGATGGATAAACATTTTTCAGAATGCGTGGCGTATACACGTCCACAGGGAGGGCTGTTTATCTGGTGTACGCTGCCTGAGCATGTAGATATGGTAGCTTTCTGTAAAAAAGCTGTTTCAGAATATAAGGTTGCTGTTGTGCCGGGCTCAGCATTTTTGGTTACAGAAGGAACTAAAACTCAATCTTTCAGAATCAACTTTTCAACACCCACAGATGAACAAATTGTAAAAGGTATAGAATTATTAGGTAAACTTACAAAAGAACTATGCTAG
- a CDS encoding glycoside hydrolase family 2 TIM barrel-domain containing protein, whose product MHTMNTHDFKWLEDSTVYEVNRKEAHSDHYHFKNFEEAQLGHSFFKQSLDGLWKFHYAKNLESTVQTFYEVNYDTLGWDDIKVPGHIQLQGYDAPHYVNTMYPWDGHEKLIPPQIPALYNPVGCYVKHFSLQKEWQDNPIYISFQGVESAFYIWLNGKFVGYSEDSFTPSEFDLTPFIVEGENKLAVMVFKWCSGSWLEDQDFWRFSGIFREVYLYTIPKVHIADLTVTTDLDDAYKNAILNIKLRTEGETNYDLKLRFIDKNQQIIFEDERAIRGTSNCEIEKKLENVNLWSAESPHLYTLFIEVTDPSTLETLEVIKQSVGVRRFEMIDKVMHLNGKRIVFKGVNRHEFSCYNGRALTYDEMLWDIKNMKQYNINAVRTSHYPNQSIFYDLCDTYGLYVIDEANIESHGTWQKMGAAKPDFVVPGSKLEWLECVLDRGRSMLQRDKNHPCILIWSCGNESYGGENLYKLAELFRTSDPTRLVHYEGVFWDRRFDQTSDMESRMYPAIEAIEDYLNSNPQKPFVCCEYTHAMGNSNGGMHKYTDLADKYPLYQGGFIWDYIDQALMTKDAYGYNYLAFGGDFDDMPTDYNFCVNGLIYADRRVSPKMQEVKFNYSNIDIVPDQKGVMIFNKNLFITTEGYELYYVLLKDGIKIQEGSLKVTINPGESSYIHLPIEAQKLTGEYAVNVSFRLRLDEKWAKAGHEVAFGQYVYQVQGALEVINEKLKVENCDINCGVKGNAFHAIFSKNYGGLISYKYAGKERIHTIPMPNFWHAPTDNDRGNQMSYRCGQWKIASLYAKMKDVNITYDDYKAIISYTYSLPTKPETECDVIYTVYGDGMINIALDYQGVSGLSEMLDFGMLFKVPKDYQKVTWYGYGPDENYSDRRHGARLGLFKGQAADNVTEYVIPQECGNRTGVRWAKVTNEQGEGLLLKSDEMELSVLPYTPHELENAYHHYELPPIYHTVIRTSLRHTGVGGDNSWGALTHQEYLIPSDQPLHFEFTLKGI is encoded by the coding sequence ATGCATACAATGAATACACATGACTTTAAATGGCTTGAAGATTCAACAGTTTATGAGGTGAATCGTAAAGAAGCTCATTCTGATCATTACCATTTTAAAAATTTTGAGGAGGCACAGCTAGGACATTCTTTCTTTAAACAAAGTTTAGATGGATTATGGAAGTTTCATTATGCAAAAAATTTAGAAAGTACAGTTCAGACATTTTATGAAGTAAATTATGATACACTGGGCTGGGATGACATTAAAGTGCCTGGGCATATACAACTACAGGGTTATGATGCGCCTCACTATGTCAATACAATGTATCCTTGGGATGGACATGAAAAACTTATCCCACCCCAAATTCCAGCTTTATATAATCCAGTTGGTTGTTATGTTAAGCACTTTTCATTACAAAAGGAATGGCAAGATAATCCAATTTATATATCTTTTCAAGGGGTTGAATCTGCCTTTTATATATGGCTTAATGGTAAATTTGTCGGCTATAGCGAAGATAGCTTTACACCAAGTGAGTTTGATCTTACCCCATTTATCGTAGAGGGGGAGAATAAACTTGCTGTAATGGTATTTAAATGGTGCAGTGGAAGCTGGCTTGAAGATCAAGATTTTTGGAGGTTTTCTGGTATTTTTAGAGAAGTATATTTATACACTATACCTAAAGTGCATATAGCAGATTTAACAGTCACAACAGACTTAGATGATGCGTATAAAAATGCGATTTTAAATATAAAACTGCGTACTGAAGGTGAAACGAACTATGATTTAAAACTTAGGTTTATAGATAAAAATCAGCAAATTATATTTGAAGATGAGCGGGCTATACGTGGTACAAGTAACTGTGAGATCGAGAAAAAACTAGAAAATGTAAATTTATGGAGTGCTGAGAGTCCTCATCTTTATACTTTATTTATCGAGGTAACAGACCCCTCTACTTTAGAAACTTTAGAGGTCATTAAGCAGTCAGTAGGAGTTAGAAGATTTGAGATGATTGACAAAGTTATGCATCTTAATGGTAAGCGTATCGTATTTAAAGGTGTTAACAGGCATGAATTTAGTTGTTATAACGGAAGAGCCCTTACCTATGATGAAATGTTATGGGATATTAAAAATATGAAGCAATATAACATCAATGCTGTAAGAACTTCTCATTATCCTAATCAAAGTATTTTTTATGACTTATGTGATACCTATGGTCTTTATGTTATAGATGAAGCTAATATAGAGTCCCATGGCACATGGCAGAAAATGGGTGCGGCAAAACCGGATTTTGTGGTGCCTGGATCGAAGCTTGAATGGTTGGAATGTGTACTTGATAGAGGGCGTTCTATGCTCCAAAGAGATAAAAATCACCCTTGTATTTTGATATGGTCTTGTGGCAATGAGTCTTATGGCGGGGAAAACCTTTATAAGCTAGCAGAACTATTTAGAACCAGTGATCCAACAAGGCTTGTTCATTATGAAGGGGTGTTCTGGGATAGAAGGTTTGATCAGACGAGCGATATGGAAAGCCGTATGTATCCTGCTATAGAGGCTATAGAAGACTACTTAAACAGCAACCCCCAAAAGCCGTTTGTATGTTGTGAATATACACATGCTATGGGAAATTCTAATGGAGGAATGCATAAGTATACTGATTTAGCTGACAAATACCCGCTTTATCAAGGAGGATTTATATGGGACTATATCGATCAAGCTTTAATGACAAAAGATGCTTATGGGTATAACTATTTAGCTTTCGGTGGCGACTTTGATGATATGCCTACAGATTATAACTTTTGTGTTAATGGGCTGATCTATGCAGATAGACGTGTATCTCCAAAGATGCAGGAAGTTAAGTTTAATTATAGCAATATTGATATTGTACCAGATCAAAAGGGCGTAATGATTTTTAATAAGAATCTTTTTATTACTACAGAAGGGTATGAACTCTATTACGTGCTGCTTAAAGATGGTATTAAAATACAAGAAGGCTCCTTAAAAGTCACGATTAATCCTGGAGAATCAAGCTATATTCATTTACCAATTGAAGCACAAAAGTTAACAGGAGAATATGCAGTGAACGTAAGTTTCAGGTTAAGGTTAGATGAAAAATGGGCAAAAGCTGGTCATGAAGTAGCCTTTGGGCAATATGTATATCAAGTACAAGGGGCTCTGGAAGTAATCAATGAAAAACTTAAAGTAGAAAATTGCGATATAAACTGTGGAGTAAAAGGGAATGCCTTTCACGCAATATTTTCTAAAAATTATGGGGGGTTGATTTCTTATAAGTATGCAGGAAAAGAACGTATTCATACGATTCCGATGCCAAATTTCTGGCACGCACCTACAGATAATGACAGGGGTAATCAGATGAGTTACAGATGCGGTCAATGGAAAATAGCCAGTTTATATGCAAAAATGAAAGATGTTAATATAACTTATGATGATTATAAGGCAATCATAAGTTATACCTATAGCCTGCCAACAAAACCAGAAACAGAATGTGATGTTATTTATACAGTCTATGGTGATGGTATGATCAATATAGCACTAGACTATCAAGGTGTTTCGGGATTAAGTGAGATGCTTGACTTTGGGATGCTCTTTAAAGTGCCGAAAGATTATCAGAAAGTAACTTGGTATGGCTATGGACCTGATGAAAATTATTCTGATAGAAGACATGGAGCGAGGCTAGGACTATTTAAGGGGCAGGCGGCTGATAATGTTACAGAGTATGTTATCCCTCAAGAGTGCGGCAATAGAACTGGGGTGCGTTGGGCAAAAGTCACGAATGAACAAGGGGAGGGGCTGTTACTAAAATCAGATGAAATGGAACTTAGTGTGTTGCCATATACGCCACATGAGCTAGAGAATGCTTATCATCATTATGAACTACCGCCAATTTATCATACTGTTATAAGAACTTCACTTAGACATACTGGAGTCGGAGGAGATAATAGTTGGGGGGCTTTAACACATCAAGAATATTTAATACCGTCAGATCAGCCGTTGCATTTTGAATTTACTCTTAAAGGCATATAA
- a CDS encoding LacI family DNA-binding transcriptional regulator, with product MDKKSITIYDIAKEAGVSPATVSRVISGNAFVSGDKAERVRLAIEKYQFVPNAMAKGLKEQRSKVIGVIVPDIKNPYFSSLFYEIQIRAMQEDYMVFLCNTDDDNQAELKMLHTLVNKQAEAIVIIGGALDYKDCSKDYIKELQVLASRIPIVITTHTDQLDCIKVVNNERVGMELLTSHLAQRGYRKIALIGGNKNVIPSTDRRRYFLEYVEQNGLLTEKEWMIDGGFNIESGIALMEKLWACDKKPDAVCGINDLIALGALKFAHERGIKVPLDIGIAGCDGIALGAASYPALSTVATPYNHFGEKIIKTILLALQQQTYHRLNTIDMKLIIRQST from the coding sequence ATGGATAAAAAAAGTATAACCATTTATGATATTGCAAAAGAGGCGGGGGTTTCGCCTGCCACGGTATCAAGAGTGATTAGCGGCAATGCATTTGTTTCGGGAGATAAAGCTGAGCGTGTAAGGCTGGCTATAGAAAAATATCAGTTTGTACCTAATGCGATGGCAAAAGGACTTAAGGAACAAAGGTCAAAAGTTATTGGGGTAATCGTTCCGGATATTAAAAATCCTTATTTTTCGAGTTTGTTTTATGAAATTCAGATAAGAGCTATGCAAGAAGATTATATGGTGTTTTTATGTAATACAGATGATGATAATCAAGCGGAGTTAAAAATGCTGCATACTCTTGTCAATAAACAGGCAGAAGCAATAGTTATAATAGGAGGCGCTTTAGATTATAAAGATTGTAGTAAAGACTACATTAAGGAACTGCAGGTACTGGCAAGCAGAATACCTATAGTGATCACAACTCATACTGATCAGCTAGATTGTATTAAAGTTGTTAATAATGAACGCGTAGGGATGGAACTTCTAACTTCTCATCTAGCTCAAAGAGGTTATCGAAAGATTGCATTAATAGGAGGGAATAAGAATGTTATTCCTTCCACAGATAGAAGAAGGTATTTTTTAGAATATGTAGAACAAAATGGCTTGCTAACGGAAAAAGAATGGATGATTGATGGCGGTTTTAATATAGAAAGTGGTATAGCGCTTATGGAGAAGCTATGGGCATGTGATAAGAAGCCGGACGCAGTGTGTGGTATCAATGACCTTATAGCACTTGGGGCTTTAAAGTTTGCACATGAAAGAGGGATAAAAGTCCCATTAGATATTGGGATTGCAGGTTGTGACGGGATAGCCTTAGGCGCAGCCAGTTATCCGGCATTATCTACGGTAGCAACACCCTATAACCATTTTGGAGAAAAGATTATAAAGACTATATTGCTGGCGCTTCAGCAACAAACTTATCACAGGTTAAATACTATTGATATGAAGCTTATTATAAGACAGTCTACGTAG
- a CDS encoding sulfite exporter TauE/SafE family protein produces the protein MMHIFLFISVLAAYFVKAITGFGNTLVMGSLFAFIMPNALITPIDLVLGMPTNIYIAWRERKNISLKVVIPLALMLLIGIIPGTFILKMGGEGLLKSIFGVVVAGIGIEMLIRNTKKSEVKKSNPALLIMIGLSSGVLAGLYGIGALLVAYIGRITPNKNQFRANICCVFLVENIFRFILYGYTGLLNKQILSLVLILSPAVILGMMMGIKVDKYVSEVTMRKAIIVLLIISGIVLFLKNILIN, from the coding sequence ATGATGCATATTTTTCTTTTTATTTCTGTTTTAGCAGCTTATTTTGTAAAAGCTATCACTGGGTTTGGTAATACACTTGTGATGGGATCCTTATTTGCATTTATTATGCCTAATGCACTTATAACACCTATAGATCTTGTATTAGGGATGCCAACTAATATTTATATCGCGTGGAGAGAACGTAAAAATATTTCTTTAAAGGTGGTTATTCCTTTAGCACTTATGTTATTAATTGGCATTATCCCTGGTACATTTATACTTAAGATGGGAGGCGAAGGGCTGTTAAAATCTATTTTTGGAGTTGTAGTAGCTGGGATAGGGATTGAAATGTTAATAAGAAATACAAAAAAGAGTGAAGTAAAAAAGAGCAATCCCGCCCTTCTTATAATGATAGGTTTAAGTTCAGGGGTCCTAGCGGGTCTTTATGGAATAGGCGCACTTTTGGTTGCTTATATCGGTAGGATAACGCCTAATAAAAATCAATTTCGTGCAAATATTTGCTGTGTTTTTTTAGTAGAAAATATATTTAGATTTATACTATATGGGTATACAGGGCTGCTAAACAAACAAATACTATCCCTTGTACTTATACTTTCACCAGCTGTTATTTTAGGTATGATGATGGGGATAAAGGTTGATAAATATGTAAGTGAAGTAACAATGCGAAAAGCTATTATTGTGTTGTTAATAATAAGCGGCATCGTTTTATTTCTAAAAAATATTTTAATTAACTAA
- a CDS encoding ABC transporter ATP-binding protein: MTNIVEMQHIYKSFYTESSEIHVLEDFNLILHSGKILAIIGPSGSGKSTILNILTSLIAPTSGEVKINGKIGYMFQRDHLLEWRNIIDNITIGLEIQKKLDEKAIDKIEKLLKTYDLWEFRKRYPKELSGGMRQRVALIRTLATDPDLLLLDEPFSALDYQTRLLVSNDIYKIIKQEHKEAILVTHDISEAISMADEIAVLSRRPAKIKKTYDINLTIEGEKTPLIARKAPEFKDYFDTLWKELDIYE; the protein is encoded by the coding sequence ATGACGAACATTGTAGAGATGCAACATATTTATAAAAGTTTTTATACAGAAAGTTCAGAAATACATGTGTTAGAAGATTTTAATCTAATATTACACTCTGGAAAAATTTTAGCGATTATAGGACCATCAGGAAGTGGTAAGTCAACAATACTAAATATATTGACATCCCTTATAGCGCCTACAAGCGGAGAGGTTAAAATTAACGGCAAGATAGGCTATATGTTTCAAAGGGATCACTTGCTTGAATGGCGTAATATTATAGACAATATTACGATAGGACTGGAAATCCAAAAGAAATTGGATGAAAAAGCTATTGATAAGATTGAAAAGCTTCTAAAAACTTATGATTTATGGGAATTTAGAAAGCGTTATCCTAAAGAATTATCAGGGGGAATGAGACAAAGAGTAGCACTCATCAGAACCCTTGCGACTGATCCGGATTTGCTCCTCTTAGATGAGCCTTTTTCTGCCTTAGATTACCAGACTAGGCTACTTGTCAGTAATGACATATATAAAATTATTAAACAGGAGCATAAGGAGGCGATACTTGTAACCCATGATATTTCGGAAGCTATCTCTATGGCTGATGAGATCGCTGTACTGTCAAGAAGACCTGCGAAAATTAAGAAAACTTATGACATAAATCTAACTATAGAAGGAGAAAAGACCCCTCTTATAGCAAGAAAAGCCCCTGAATTTAAAGATTACTTTGATACTTTATGGAAGGAGCTGGATATCTATGAGTAA